The Sphingopyxis fribergensis DNA segment GCAGCAGCGCGAGTGGCTGGCATTGGTCGATTGTCCCGAGAAGCACGCCCCCACGGGTGCGCAGTTGAAGGCGTGGTTATTCGGCGGCAGCGCGATAGAGGCCAAGGTCGCGTTGTTCGACCTTGCCGATTACAAAGGCGAGATCATTTCCGACCTGTTCGGCGAGGACCGCTATTTTGCCATTGCGGACGATTTCTGGACGGCGCAGATGATGGCGGTCGAGGATAAGGCAGACGCCTATCGCGAGGCGGGATGGTCCGGGATCGTCGTCATGGAGCGCGGCGCCTATTTCAATTCGTGGGAGCATGACCGTTGCCCCAAGAAGAAGGGCGGCAAGGTCTTCGTGTCGGTCAGCCATCGCGGCGAGATCGCCTTCCACGAGGGCTTTATCACTATGAAGGAAGCGCGGCAGCGCGCCAAGGGCGAGCCGGGTGCTGACACGTCCAAGCCGATGCGTCCCGAGGTTAGTGCCGCACTGGGCAACTATATCGATCTCCACCGCCATGCCGCCGTGCGCGCGTCGTTGCTGTCCGAACCGGGCGTTGCGTTGCGCATGATGGTGGCCCATGCCATCGTCGGTTCGCCGCTGTGGCGGGTTGATGTCGAGAAGCAGCGCGCGGCGAGCGATGCCATCGCCGAGAGCGTCGAAGTGTCGGCAAGCGAGGTAGCGTTCGATGTGAAGCGCCGGGAGGTTCTGGCCCTGCTCGGCTTCGATCCAGAGACGCCGACTGTGGTTGGTGGTTATGACGGCGATCACGGCGTTGCGGGGCTGTTCGTCCGCTTGGCTGCGCTGTCCGATGGCGATGTCATGAGCATCCTTCCCGTCGTCATGGGTGAGACGCTGGCCGTCGGCAGCGCCGAGGTCGATATGCTGGGTCAGCTGCTCGGCACCGATATGCGGACGAGCTGGCAGGACGACGCAGTGTTGCCCGACCTGATCCGCGACAAGCCGTTGCTTACCGCCATCGTCGGCGAGGTTGCGGGTGCCGATGTGGCAGAAGCCAATGCCGGGGCGACCGCCAAGGTGCAGCGCGGCATCCTCGTTGATTGTCTCACCGGCAGTCATGGCCGCGAAAAGGTCGAGGGCTGGCTTCCCCGCTGGTTTGCCTTTCCGCCGACCGGCTACACGGAGCGGGGTGGCATCGGCTGCGTCGAGCGGAGCGAACGCATTGCCCTGCTGTTCGTCCCGGCGGAGGCCGAGGAGGAACCGGAGATGCGCGAAGCGGCGTGATCCTTCTGCAATCATCCTTGGGGGAGCGGCTTCACCCGCTCCCCCCAAATTTTTGGCCCGGCGCAAAGCGCCGGGCATTCTGTCCTTGCCAAAGCGGGCGAACTTCCCGAAGATTCTCGGACACATGCGAACAGACGTCGATCACCTTCCTGCCGCGAAGCAGCGCGAGCTTGAACGCATCGTCGAGATATTGTTCGACGAGTTCGGGCAGGCGACCGAAAATGCGACCGGGCGCCGCAAGGGCGCCCGCATCCTGAAAATCATCTTGTTCGGCAGCCACGCGCGCGGCGATTGGGTCGATGCGCCATTGTCGGCGAACCAGTATAAATCCGACTATGATATTCTCGTCCTCGTCAGCCAGAAGGAGCTGACCGACCGCGCCGCCTATTGGGCCAAAGCCGAGGAGCGGTTGATCCGCGCCTATACGATCGAGAAGACGCTGCGCACCCCGGTCAATTTCATCGTCCATTCGTTGCACGAAGTGAACGACGGGCTGGCACATGGTCGCGTCTTTTTCATGGAGGTCGCGAAGGATGGAGTCGCGATTTACGAAGCGGATGACCGTGAACTGGCAACGCCGAAGCCCAAGACGCCGAAGCAGGCTCTCGACGCGGCAAGAGAGTATTTTGAAGAGTGGATGCCCAATGGCGCGGCCTTCCTGAAAGGCTTTCAATTCTATCTGTCAGACGGCGATCGAAAACGTGCAGCGTTCCTATTGCACCAAGCTACCGAAAGTCTCTATCAAGGTTTGCTCCTGACGCTGACATATTACACGCCTTACAACCACAATATCGCCTTCCTGCGCTCGCTCGCAGAAGGGCTTGATCGCCGCCTCTATGGCATCTGGCCGGAAGACACCCACCGCGAGCGTGCGATGTTCCAGAAGCTAAAGGAAGCCTACACCAAGGCGAGATATTCCAAACACTACCGGATCAGCGAAGAGGAGCTCAACTGGCTCGGCGCGCGCGTCGAGGAATTGGGTCGCGTCGTTCATCTGGTCTGTTCGGAGCGCATCGCCGAACTCGAAAAGGCCCGGGGTTAGGCCAGGAGGCCAACCGCAGTAGCTCGGGCTTCTGATTTCGGGAGGGGGGCTGAAAAGCCAAAACGGCGGCGGCCGGGTCGTCATGCGCCAGACCCTGAATCGAGCAGGCGCCGGAGGGCGCCAAGTA contains these protein-coding regions:
- a CDS encoding ParB/RepB/Spo0J family partition protein is translated as MELKHIDIANLSVSSANMRGVAKKPDLINILPSVRARGILVPLIVRPGAEDGGYEIVAGKRRYHAALAVAEEQDGIDPLPCAVMEAGDDAAALEASLIENIARLDPDEVNRCEGFTRLVREGRSVEAIGLTFGLTSLQVKRTLAIGNLLPRIRNLYRAEKIDVVTMRHLTLASKAQQREWLALVDCPEKHAPTGAQLKAWLFGGSAIEAKVALFDLADYKGEIISDLFGEDRYFAIADDFWTAQMMAVEDKADAYREAGWSGIVVMERGAYFNSWEHDRCPKKKGGKVFVSVSHRGEIAFHEGFITMKEARQRAKGEPGADTSKPMRPEVSAALGNYIDLHRHAAVRASLLSEPGVALRMMVAHAIVGSPLWRVDVEKQRAASDAIAESVEVSASEVAFDVKRREVLALLGFDPETPTVVGGYDGDHGVAGLFVRLAALSDGDVMSILPVVMGETLAVGSAEVDMLGQLLGTDMRTSWQDDAVLPDLIRDKPLLTAIVGEVAGADVAEANAGATAKVQRGILVDCLTGSHGREKVEGWLPRWFAFPPTGYTERGGIGCVERSERIALLFVPAEAEEEPEMREAA
- a CDS encoding nucleotidyltransferase and HEPN domain-containing protein; its protein translation is MRTDVDHLPAAKQRELERIVEILFDEFGQATENATGRRKGARILKIILFGSHARGDWVDAPLSANQYKSDYDILVLVSQKELTDRAAYWAKAEERLIRAYTIEKTLRTPVNFIVHSLHEVNDGLAHGRVFFMEVAKDGVAIYEADDRELATPKPKTPKQALDAAREYFEEWMPNGAAFLKGFQFYLSDGDRKRAAFLLHQATESLYQGLLLTLTYYTPYNHNIAFLRSLAEGLDRRLYGIWPEDTHRERAMFQKLKEAYTKARYSKHYRISEEELNWLGARVEELGRVVHLVCSERIAELEKARG